The region TGCTCGTCGCCAGTGCAGAGGCGGCCGAAGCACACGGCTGGGAACCCATGGCTCGAATCGTCCAGACGGAAGTCGTCGGTGTCGACCCCGTGACGATGCTTACGGGACCGATTCCGGCGACCGAGCAGGTCCTCGAGCAGGCCGACCTAGATATTTCGGACATCGACCTCTTCGAGGTCAACGAGGCCTTTGCCGCCGTCGTCGCCGCCTGGCTCGAGGAGACGGGCGCGTCCTGGGAGCAGGTCAACGTCAACGGCGGAGCCATCGCTCACGGCCACCCACTCGGCGCGACCGGCGCGATGCTCACCACGAAATTAGCTCACGAACTCGAGCGAACGGGACAAGACCGAGCGCTTTCGACCATGTGCATCGGCTTCGGGCAGGGAATCGCGACGATTCTCGAGCGGGTTTGAGCCGTCTTCGGACGGGTCACAGATCGCGACGGGGAAGGCCCGCTTTCTGACGGGAAACGCGCGCTCGTCGTGACTGGCTCCCTCGAGACGCCGCTTACAACTGTGTATGAACCGAAACATCGCCTACAACTGTATATTCCCCGAAACATCGCTTGCAACTGTATATTCACCGAAACATCGCCTACAACTGTGAATAGTGGCAGCGAGGGATTCCCACGTCCTCCCCAGCCGATTCACTCTCTCGCGTCGCTCGCTCGCTCATCCCTCGCACAGGTCGATCCGCGCTTCGCCGGTGGCTCACCGCGGATCAGCGCGCGCCACCACAGATTGTTCGGTCGGTTAAATCTCGGTCGGTCGAATGTCGGTCGGTCGAATTGACATACCGTTGTTCGACTCTCGAAGTCGGACACCGACGACAAAAAAACGTCTTTCGGAGACCGCGTGCGTTACTCGTCGAGGGCGTCGATTCGCAGGTCCTCGTCGAACTGGAGTGCGTTCTCCACTTCAGCTTCGTCGATGTCCTCGAAGGCCCAGCGGGCGATCGAGCGGCGGTGGACTTCGTCAGCGCCGTCGACGATCCGGAACGCGCGGACGTTCTCGTAGAAGTGTGCGATCGGGAGGTCCTTCCCGATACCGTTGCCACCACAACACTGGAGTGCGAGGTCGATTGTCTCGTTCGTGACGTTCGCGGTGAACATCTTCGCCATCGCGACCTCGATCCGGGCGTCGTTTCGGTCTAGTTCGCGGGCGGCGTGACGGACCATACAACGAGCGGCGTGAAGTCGGGTTTCGGCGTCCGCGATTCGGTGGCGAAGCGCCTGCTTTTCCTCGAGTGTCGTGCCGAAGGCCTCGCGCTCTGCGAGGTAGGCCTTCGCGACGTCGAGTGAGCGCTCGGCCATGCCGGAGTAGCGCATACAGTGGGTGAGTCGGCCGCCACCGAGGCGCATCTGCGCGATTTGGAAGCCCTCGTTCTCCTCGCCGAGGGTGTTCTCGACGGGAACGCGCACGTTGTCGAACTTCACTTCGGCGTGGCCACCTTTGCGCTCGGTGATGCCGTGGCCGCCGAGGTGGGGCACGTTGCGGACGACTTCGACACCGTCAGCCTCGGACGGCACGAGGATGATCGACGTCCCCGAGTAGGGATGGGCATCGAGATCGGTGCGGACCATCGCCAGGTAGTAGTCCGCGTTGAGACCGTCGGACGTCCACCACTTGTGGCCGTTGATGACCCACTCGTCGCCGTCTTTGACGGCCGTGCTCTGGAGCATCTTCGGGTCCGAGCCACCACCCTGTTTCGGCTCGGTCATCGCGAACGCCGTCTGAATCTCACCCTGTACGAGCGGTCGCAGGTACTCTTCTTTCTGTTCTTCGGTGCCCACCATTTCGAAGGTGTGCATGTTCCCTTCCTGTGGGGCGTTTGCACGGATGGCGAGCGCGCCGATGAGCGAGCGCCCGACCTGTTCGAACGACGGCAGCATGTCCTGGAAGTCGAGTCCCTGCCCGCCGTACTCTTCGGGCACTTGGGGGGCAAACAGGTTCCGTTCTTTCGCCTGATCCCAGAAATCGTGGATTTCGTCCATCGTGATTTGCTCTCCCGTGGCGAGCGCTTCTCGCTCGCGAGGGAGGACGACTTCCTCCATGAAGTCCTCTACCCGCCCTGCAACCTCTTTCGCCTTCTCGGAGTCGTGGTACTCCATACCGGGATATGCACATACAACATTGTAAATGTACAACAAAGCGGTCAGATACAACGTTGTGAAATGAAGTCGCGATACTCGTCCGTCTCTGTTCCGTCGGGCGGTCCCGCGTACACAGCCAATAATTGCGAGCGAGGAGATATTGGCCGGGATACGTTTTAGTACCAGAGTGTGTTATATGAGAACATGGATCTCGACGATGTCCGCGAGACCGCGAGAGCGGGGAATGCAGCACGATTGCACGACGAAACGGCCCGTCTCCACGGCGATGCGACGGCGATCGAATACCACGGAACGACGCTGACTCACGACGAACTCCGCGAAGAGAGCGCCCGTTTTGCTGGCGGGTTGGCAGCACTCGGCGTCGACCCCGGCGACGTAATGCTCCAGTATCTGCCGAACTGCCCGGCGTACCTCATCGGTGCGCTGGGGGCGTTCAAAGCCGGCGTAGCTGTCTCCCCGGTCAATCCACAGTACCGCCGTCGGGAGCTCACCTACCAACTCGAGGATACCGACGCGTCGGCCGTTCTAACTCACGCGGCGTTGTTGCCCCACCTGCAGGAGGCACTCGAGGAAATCGACTGGGAGCCGGTAGTTATCGGCGTCGGCAGTACCGAGGAGGGCGTGTACATGTTTTCAGACGTTCGGGAGGAAGAACTGTTCGTCGAACGCTCGGACGACGACCTGGCCCTGTTGCCGTACACGTCGGGAACGACGGGGAAGCCAAAGGGTGTCCGACTCACCCACCAGAACTTCCGTGCGCAGATGTTCTCCGTCCTTTCACAGACAGGCGAACTCGAGGACGAGGACGTCCGGAGCCTCGTCTGGTTGCCGCTGTATCACATCACGGGCTTTACGCACACGGCGTGGCAGCCGCTGTTGCGCGGCGGAAGTGTCTTTCTCCGGAGTGCGGCTAACTGGGACGGCGACGCGGCGATGGAACTGATCGAAGAGGAAGGGATCACCCACTACGTCGGCGTCACCGCGATGTACGTCGATATGGTCAACAGCGAGAACTTCGGCGAGTACGACCTGACGAGCCTCGAATCGGCCGGCGAGGGCGGCGCGAAGATGTCCGTCGCGATTCAAGAGGAGTTCGAAGCCGTCGCCGGCGTCGAAATGGGCGAAGGCTACGGCCTCACCGAAACCCACGGGGCGACCCACTCGCAGGCGAGTTCCACGTTCGGTCTTCGCCACGGGAC is a window of Natronorubrum sediminis DNA encoding:
- a CDS encoding acyl-CoA dehydrogenase family protein, with product MEYHDSEKAKEVAGRVEDFMEEVVLPREREALATGEQITMDEIHDFWDQAKERNLFAPQVPEEYGGQGLDFQDMLPSFEQVGRSLIGALAIRANAPQEGNMHTFEMVGTEEQKEEYLRPLVQGEIQTAFAMTEPKQGGGSDPKMLQSTAVKDGDEWVINGHKWWTSDGLNADYYLAMVRTDLDAHPYSGTSIILVPSEADGVEVVRNVPHLGGHGITERKGGHAEVKFDNVRVPVENTLGEENEGFQIAQMRLGGGRLTHCMRYSGMAERSLDVAKAYLAEREAFGTTLEEKQALRHRIADAETRLHAARCMVRHAARELDRNDARIEVAMAKMFTANVTNETIDLALQCCGGNGIGKDLPIAHFYENVRAFRIVDGADEVHRRSIARWAFEDIDEAEVENALQFDEDLRIDALDE
- a CDS encoding class I adenylate-forming enzyme family protein; this translates as MDLDDVRETARAGNAARLHDETARLHGDATAIEYHGTTLTHDELREESARFAGGLAALGVDPGDVMLQYLPNCPAYLIGALGAFKAGVAVSPVNPQYRRRELTYQLEDTDASAVLTHAALLPHLQEALEEIDWEPVVIGVGSTEEGVYMFSDVREEELFVERSDDDLALLPYTSGTTGKPKGVRLTHQNFRAQMFSVLSQTGELEDEDVRSLVWLPLYHITGFTHTAWQPLLRGGSVFLRSAANWDGDAAMELIEEEGITHYVGVTAMYVDMVNSENFGEYDLTSLESAGEGGAKMSVAIQEEFEAVAGVEMGEGYGLTETHGATHSQASSTFGLRHGTIGQPTRQTDCKIVDEAGEEVPPGEEGELLVRGPQVMDSYHDLPDATDAAFTENGYFRTGDIARRDANNYYEIVDRKKHMINSAGYNIYPSELEELLSEHDAVAEGAVVGIPDERRNEVPKAYVVLAPDVEAGVDVTEAAIKEYFLERVAAYKHPREVEFIDELPRTTSGKIQKYKLEE